Genomic segment of uncultured Desulfobacter sp.:
AGGAATGAGCCTGGAGGAGGCGTGGGCGACACGATGCGGCCTGGAACTGCTTTTTGTGAACACTGGCCTCGCTGCAATGTGCACCACCCTGGCCGGCACAGGGCTGGCGACTTCTGATGGTCAATGCATCATGGGCCAGAACATAGACTGGTTCAAGGGTACGCCGATTGCTCTTCTACATATCAAACGAAGTGACGGCCTGAGACAATTGGTGCTGCCTTTGCTGGGCTTGGGTGAATACACGCTTAATTCAGCAGGTTTGGCCTGTTGTCTCAACGGTGTTTCGGCCATGCAGCCAAATCTGCAGCCCAAAATTTCCATGGGAGCTTATCTGCCAAGAGCCATGCGACAAACTGACATAACCAAGGCCCGCCAGTTGCTGGAACAGGCATGCCGGGGGATAGTTGCCGTTACCTTGGCAGACGCAAAAGGCAACCTTTTGTGTATTGAAGGTACGCTGGACGACCATGAAGTTCTCCAACCCCATGACGGGTTTCTTACCCACGCCAATAATTACAAGACATCGCGCTTTCAGGCAGTGGACGGCTGCCAGATGATATTCCCAGACAGTCAGGCTCGAACCGCACGCATGAATGAATTGGCCGCTGGACTGGCCGGACAACTCACACCCCAGACTCTTGGTCAAGCACTGATGGACCACCAAGGGTACCCCAACTCGATCTGCCGCCACCCGGATCCAGCCGTGCCGTCAGGATTACAAGCCGAGTCACTGGGGTCGTTTATAATGTTGCCGGCTGAGAGGGCCATGCTGGTAGCTGTAGGCAACCCCTGTACGCATGAATATGTACGTTATGATGTTTGATTGAGATTGAACAAAATTTCAACATGGAGGCATTATATGAAAATCAAATCAGTACGTTGTATCTGCTTTTCCCCAACGGGAACAACAAGGACTATTGCAGAAAATATTGTTAAGGGCATCCATCCTGAATGTGTGGAATTTCTTGATATAACGAAAAGATCACAGCGCAATGATCTATTTTTGTTGGACAAAGACGAGATCGTCATTTTCGCAACCCCCGTATATTACGGTCGTGTGCCCGAGGAAATTTTACCATACTTAACTTCATTAAAAGCGACGCAGACCCCTGTTGTCCTTGTTGCAGTATATGGGAACAGAGCATTTGAAGATGCCCTCAAAGAATTACATGATATAGCTGTTAATGCCGAATTTATTCCAGTAGCTGGCGGCGCCTTTGTTGCTGAGCATTCGTATTCCTCAAAAACTTATCCTATTGCAGCAAATCGTCCTGATGAAAGTGATATCCGAAAAGCGCAGGAGTTTGGGGTTGCGATTCGAAAGAAACTGCAAAATGCTGAATCATCGGGGCATTTAACTGCGATTACAATTCCAGGCCAGTCTCCCTATATCGAACCTGTGAACCTACATATGATAAAAGAAGCACGATCAATTGTAGCCTTAACCCCGGAAACAGACGCAGCAAAATGCACAAAGTGCGGGCAATGTGTCGAAGTATGTCCCACTGGAGCAATTTCTCCTGATGACGTTACTCAAACAGATAGGTGGCAATGTCTTATATGCTTTGCATGTGTGAAAATCTGTCCGGAAGAAGCAAGGCAAATGAACGAACCAAATTTCCAATCCGCTATTCAGGCATTACAGCAAAACTGCCTGGATAGGAAAGAGCCAGAAATATTTTTATAATAACCCTCTGTGCCAATGTAAGTGAGACACCAACCCATTGAAAAATTAGTGTAGGGCGGGTAAGGATTCAATTATGAAACCAATCAATATTCATCCAGAGTCTCACGAACCCGGCAGCCCCTGGAGGCCACAATGGAAGGCGCCACAGGGTACCCGGAATTGGGGCCTCCAGGGGACTGGAAAACGTCCTTGATCCTGAGGTGTCGGAAAAGAAACCCCGGCGTATATTTACTGCTGCTTATAAATTGCGTATCTTGGAGCAAATTGACAAGTGTTCGATTCACGAACATCCATTTTATAGATGTTAATTTCACCGCTCAGTCCCGCAGAAGTGGGAGCCCGTCCTGAGAATGGGTACGACAAAAATTGCCCGTTGGAAGCGGTTTTTTACTACAATTGTGATATTTTGAGCGACTTTAACCATAGATATAATAAACAATTCTGAGGTTTAAATAAAGGCTCATGTCGTATTTTGGGGTCTTACTTAATCATCACTTCAATGAGTGAGTGAAGCAGGGATTTCCCTCGTTTACCAGCATTATGAACGAATTCAAAAAAACCGAGGTAAAAAGGGAGTTTCTCCTGTGAGATCCCCCTATCGGTGTGTGTCAAGCAAGTTGTCGCCTTTTTTTCAAACGAAGTCCCAAGCTATACCGTGCCATACTCAAACGGTTATACCGCTTGCTTACCTGCCGTTTTTTCAACTTTTTGACGTTTAAATTTTTTCAAAGTAACCTTTGTTCCAGGTTCCCAATTCCTTGTCCTTCCAGGCCATCTTTCAGGATGTTTCGATCTGGCGTTCTGATAAATTTGATGTCTGTTGGCAAGAACGGCTACATCATTGCCATTGTGTCGGTCAGCGGGGGTGACAAATCCAATACCGCTGTGCAGATGGGCGTTATTGTACCAATCTTCGAAGGTATGAACCCATTCCCTGGCTTCCTGCATCGTATCAAATGGCTTGGCCGGATATTCAGGCCGATATTTCAGGGTTTTGAATAATGATTCAGAAAAAGGATTATCGTTACTGACAGATGGTCGGCTAAAGGATGGTATCACGCCCAAATCCTGAAGTTTGGCCAGCATCGTTACGGATTTCATAGGAGCACCATTGTCTGAATGCAAGGTGACCTGTTTTTTATTAATTTTCTCCCGCAGGCAGGCATCCATTATCAGATCAGAAGCAAATTCTCCAGACTCACAGTCATACACCTGATAGGCGACAATTTTACGGCTGTACAAATCCATTATCATGTAAAGGTAATAAAATTGGCCTGTTACTCTTGTTGGCAGGTATGTGATGTCCCAGGACCACAATTGATTCGGACCAGTTGCCGACAAAGGTTCCGGACTGGTCCTTTTGGCAGGTTGGCTGTCCTGTCGGTGAGCATTCATGTTATGCTGCCTTAATATTCTATATATTGTAGATTCAGAACCGAG
This window contains:
- a CDS encoding C45 family peptidase, with translation MKNIDLKSRINAMFSQYNVNRRQFLKMAGMAAIANWTKPAWGDTFMKKNVKMSLIELTGTPAEVGRGWGKAMAENMHQGLNRILTAVNEVHKTSRTEALSYAMKLWPIAKQFDPELEPFVRGQAQGAGMSLEEAWATRCGLELLFVNTGLAAMCTTLAGTGLATSDGQCIMGQNIDWFKGTPIALLHIKRSDGLRQLVLPLLGLGEYTLNSAGLACCLNGVSAMQPNLQPKISMGAYLPRAMRQTDITKARQLLEQACRGIVAVTLADAKGNLLCIEGTLDDHEVLQPHDGFLTHANNYKTSRFQAVDGCQMIFPDSQARTARMNELAAGLAGQLTPQTLGQALMDHQGYPNSICRHPDPAVPSGLQAESLGSFIMLPAERAMLVAVGNPCTHEYVRYDV
- a CDS encoding EFR1 family ferrodoxin (N-terminal region resembles flavodoxins. C-terminal ferrodoxin region binds two 4Fe-4S clusters.); translated protein: MKIKSVRCICFSPTGTTRTIAENIVKGIHPECVEFLDITKRSQRNDLFLLDKDEIVIFATPVYYGRVPEEILPYLTSLKATQTPVVLVAVYGNRAFEDALKELHDIAVNAEFIPVAGGAFVAEHSYSSKTYPIAANRPDESDIRKAQEFGVAIRKKLQNAESSGHLTAITIPGQSPYIEPVNLHMIKEARSIVALTPETDAAKCTKCGQCVEVCPTGAISPDDVTQTDRWQCLICFACVKICPEEARQMNEPNFQSAIQALQQNCLDRKEPEIFL
- a CDS encoding IS3 family transposase, coding for MILPADKQRVLQLISEAQKTGARKHKASALLGLTLRTLQRWSKTGTADRRQGFRATPANKLSGEEQQQILNTLDFPEFADLNPNQIVPKLADQGIYLGSESTIYRILRQHNMNAHRQDSQPAKRTSPEPLSATGPNQLWSWDITYLPTRVTGQFYYLYMIMDLYSRKIVAYQVYDCESGEFASDLIMDACLREKINKKQVTLHSDNGAPMKSVTMLAKLQDLGVIPSFSRPSVSNDNPFSESLFKTLKYRPEYPAKPFDTMQEAREWVHTFEDWYNNAHLHSGIGFVTPADRHNGNDVAVLANRHQIYQNARSKHPERWPGRTRNWEPGTKVTLKKFKRQKVEKTAGKQAV